A DNA window from Labrus mixtus chromosome 4, fLabMix1.1, whole genome shotgun sequence contains the following coding sequences:
- the LOC132972690 gene encoding transmembrane and coiled-coil domain protein 3-like isoform X1, producing the protein MCEPDSLTCDIAGSLGSGHRSPRALRHASESICSSSLIRLPHRAEDRSTEGSFLSLSGSMRRGSSENNLELDLHDGSERSPGPPLGCEVQRSRSCLDSLQQKILKVTEQLKIEQTAKEENVAEYLKLVNSADKQQVGRIKQVFEKKNQKSAQNIAQMQKKLEQYHRKMKDNEVHHSPSHHTSTVKHSTIPRESPRELLRDMTGSGRHPTMDKIKTIGPGVSLSPPFFFSKPREFANLIRNKFGSADNIAHLKTSMDAASQLPTEGAGKGLSSSTSMVGKPKYPSDDECSSGSASISADSNGNPVGQAQALAQTQAQDQGQGQGQQQPEVDSQSRLALSLEEVREIKEAQSQLEEDMEELKTQFKREFGVVSQSLQEERFRFERLEDQLNDLTELHQHEMTNLKQELASIEERVAYQAQERARDIQEALESCQTRVSKLELQQQQQQQTVQLESRDARVLLGKSINIMLAIITVILVCVSTAAKFAAPLMKSRHHVVATVLGVCFLTMFWKNWDRLLYALDRLLMPA; encoded by the exons ATGTGCGAGCCTGACAGTTTGACATGCGATATTGCTGGAAGCCTTGGGAGTGGACACAGGTCTCCTCGGGCTCTACGTCATGCCAGTGAATCCATATGCAGCAGCTCGCTCATCAGACTGCCGCACAGAGCAGAG GACCGGAGTACCGAGGGCAGTTTTCTGAGCCTCTCTGGGTCGATGCGTCGAGGTTCTTCAGAGAACAATCTGGAACTCGATCTTCACGATGGATCAGAGAGAAGTCCTGGTCCTCCTCTGGGCTGCGAGGTCCAGCGTAGTCGGTCTTGCTTGGACAGCCTCCAGCAGAAGATCCTGAAAGTCACCGAGCAGCTGAAGATCGAGCAGACGGCGAAAGAGGAGAACGTGGCCGAGTACTTGAAGCTCGTGAACAGCGCGGACAAGCAGCAGGTGGGACGCATCAAGCAGGTGTTTGAAAAGAAGAACCAGAAGTCGGCTCAAAACATCGCACAGATGCAGAAGAAGCTGGAGCAGTATCATCGAAAAATGAAGGACAACGAGGTCCACCACAGCCCCTCCCATCATACGTCCACTGTCAAACACAGCACCATCCCCAGGGAGTCTCCCCGAGAGCTGCTGAGGGATATGACGGGCTCAGGCCGACACCCAACCATGGACAAGATCAAGACCATCGGACCGGGTGTTTCCCTCTCCCCTCCATTCTTCTTCAGCAAACCGAGAGAGTTCGCCAACCTCATCAGGAACAAGTTTGGTAGCGCAGACAACATCGCCCACCTGAAGACCAGCATGGATGCCGCCTCACAGCTGCCCACTGAGGGTGCCGGAAAGGGGCTGAGCAGCAGCACCTCCATGGTGGGCAAGCCCAAGTACCCCAGCGACGACGAGTGCTCCTCGGGGAGTGCATCCATTTCGGCAGACAGTAACGGGAACCCGGTGGGGCAGGCGCAGGCCCTGGCGCAGACGCAGGCGCAGGACCAGGGCCAGGGCCAGGGCCAGCAGCAGCCCGAGGTAGACAGCCAGAGCAGACTGGCCCTGAGcctggaggaggtgagggagatCAAAGAGGCCCAGAGCCAGCTGGAGGAGGacatggaggagctgaagacaCAGTTCAAGAGAGAGTTTGGCGTTGTGAGCCAATCATTGCAGGAGGAGAGATTCAG GTTTGAGCGTTTGGAAGACCAGCTGAACGACCTGACGGAGCTCCACCAACATGAGATGACTAACTTGAAGCAGGAACTGGCCAGCATCGAGGAGAGGGTGGCCTACCAGGCTCAAGAAAGGGCCCGGGACATACAG GAGGCTCTGGAGTCATGTCAGACACGAGTGTCCAAGCtggagctccagcagcagcagcagcagcagacggtGCAGCTCGAGAGCCGCGACGCCCGAGTCCTGCTGGGGAAGAGCATCAACATCATGCTGGCCATTATCACCGTCATCCTGGTGTGCGTCTCCACCGCTGCCAAGTTTGCTGCTCCGCTGATGAAGAGCCGGCACCACGTGGTCGCCACCGTCCTTGGAGTGTGTTTTTTGACCATGTTCTGGAAGAACTGGGACCGTTTACTTTATGCCTTGGACAGGCTGCTGATGCCCGCTTGA
- the LOC132972690 gene encoding transmembrane and coiled-coil domain protein 3-like isoform X2, translating to MPSATVSVRSLSEVEKYLGSRMDRSTEGSFLSLSGSMRRGSSENNLELDLHDGSERSPGPPLGCEVQRSRSCLDSLQQKILKVTEQLKIEQTAKEENVAEYLKLVNSADKQQVGRIKQVFEKKNQKSAQNIAQMQKKLEQYHRKMKDNEVHHSPSHHTSTVKHSTIPRESPRELLRDMTGSGRHPTMDKIKTIGPGVSLSPPFFFSKPREFANLIRNKFGSADNIAHLKTSMDAASQLPTEGAGKGLSSSTSMVGKPKYPSDDECSSGSASISADSNGNPVGQAQALAQTQAQDQGQGQGQQQPEVDSQSRLALSLEEVREIKEAQSQLEEDMEELKTQFKREFGVVSQSLQEERFRFERLEDQLNDLTELHQHEMTNLKQELASIEERVAYQAQERARDIQEALESCQTRVSKLELQQQQQQQTVQLESRDARVLLGKSINIMLAIITVILVCVSTAAKFAAPLMKSRHHVVATVLGVCFLTMFWKNWDRLLYALDRLLMPA from the exons ATGCCCAGCGCCACCGTGTCCGTGCGAAGTTTATCTGAAGTAGAGAAATACCTCGGCAGCCGGATG GACCGGAGTACCGAGGGCAGTTTTCTGAGCCTCTCTGGGTCGATGCGTCGAGGTTCTTCAGAGAACAATCTGGAACTCGATCTTCACGATGGATCAGAGAGAAGTCCTGGTCCTCCTCTGGGCTGCGAGGTCCAGCGTAGTCGGTCTTGCTTGGACAGCCTCCAGCAGAAGATCCTGAAAGTCACCGAGCAGCTGAAGATCGAGCAGACGGCGAAAGAGGAGAACGTGGCCGAGTACTTGAAGCTCGTGAACAGCGCGGACAAGCAGCAGGTGGGACGCATCAAGCAGGTGTTTGAAAAGAAGAACCAGAAGTCGGCTCAAAACATCGCACAGATGCAGAAGAAGCTGGAGCAGTATCATCGAAAAATGAAGGACAACGAGGTCCACCACAGCCCCTCCCATCATACGTCCACTGTCAAACACAGCACCATCCCCAGGGAGTCTCCCCGAGAGCTGCTGAGGGATATGACGGGCTCAGGCCGACACCCAACCATGGACAAGATCAAGACCATCGGACCGGGTGTTTCCCTCTCCCCTCCATTCTTCTTCAGCAAACCGAGAGAGTTCGCCAACCTCATCAGGAACAAGTTTGGTAGCGCAGACAACATCGCCCACCTGAAGACCAGCATGGATGCCGCCTCACAGCTGCCCACTGAGGGTGCCGGAAAGGGGCTGAGCAGCAGCACCTCCATGGTGGGCAAGCCCAAGTACCCCAGCGACGACGAGTGCTCCTCGGGGAGTGCATCCATTTCGGCAGACAGTAACGGGAACCCGGTGGGGCAGGCGCAGGCCCTGGCGCAGACGCAGGCGCAGGACCAGGGCCAGGGCCAGGGCCAGCAGCAGCCCGAGGTAGACAGCCAGAGCAGACTGGCCCTGAGcctggaggaggtgagggagatCAAAGAGGCCCAGAGCCAGCTGGAGGAGGacatggaggagctgaagacaCAGTTCAAGAGAGAGTTTGGCGTTGTGAGCCAATCATTGCAGGAGGAGAGATTCAG GTTTGAGCGTTTGGAAGACCAGCTGAACGACCTGACGGAGCTCCACCAACATGAGATGACTAACTTGAAGCAGGAACTGGCCAGCATCGAGGAGAGGGTGGCCTACCAGGCTCAAGAAAGGGCCCGGGACATACAG GAGGCTCTGGAGTCATGTCAGACACGAGTGTCCAAGCtggagctccagcagcagcagcagcagcagacggtGCAGCTCGAGAGCCGCGACGCCCGAGTCCTGCTGGGGAAGAGCATCAACATCATGCTGGCCATTATCACCGTCATCCTGGTGTGCGTCTCCACCGCTGCCAAGTTTGCTGCTCCGCTGATGAAGAGCCGGCACCACGTGGTCGCCACCGTCCTTGGAGTGTGTTTTTTGACCATGTTCTGGAAGAACTGGGACCGTTTACTTTATGCCTTGGACAGGCTGCTGATGCCCGCTTGA
- the LOC132972690 gene encoding transmembrane and coiled-coil domain protein 3-like isoform X3, with the protein MLAGHPSTLVQPESLSGLVQQDRSTEGSFLSLSGSMRRGSSENNLELDLHDGSERSPGPPLGCEVQRSRSCLDSLQQKILKVTEQLKIEQTAKEENVAEYLKLVNSADKQQVGRIKQVFEKKNQKSAQNIAQMQKKLEQYHRKMKDNEVHHSPSHHTSTVKHSTIPRESPRELLRDMTGSGRHPTMDKIKTIGPGVSLSPPFFFSKPREFANLIRNKFGSADNIAHLKTSMDAASQLPTEGAGKGLSSSTSMVGKPKYPSDDECSSGSASISADSNGNPVGQAQALAQTQAQDQGQGQGQQQPEVDSQSRLALSLEEVREIKEAQSQLEEDMEELKTQFKREFGVVSQSLQEERFRFERLEDQLNDLTELHQHEMTNLKQELASIEERVAYQAQERARDIQEALESCQTRVSKLELQQQQQQQTVQLESRDARVLLGKSINIMLAIITVILVCVSTAAKFAAPLMKSRHHVVATVLGVCFLTMFWKNWDRLLYALDRLLMPA; encoded by the exons ATGCTCGCCGGTCACCCGTCAACTCTTGTGCAACCAGAAAGTCTGTCAGGTTTGGTGCAGCAG GACCGGAGTACCGAGGGCAGTTTTCTGAGCCTCTCTGGGTCGATGCGTCGAGGTTCTTCAGAGAACAATCTGGAACTCGATCTTCACGATGGATCAGAGAGAAGTCCTGGTCCTCCTCTGGGCTGCGAGGTCCAGCGTAGTCGGTCTTGCTTGGACAGCCTCCAGCAGAAGATCCTGAAAGTCACCGAGCAGCTGAAGATCGAGCAGACGGCGAAAGAGGAGAACGTGGCCGAGTACTTGAAGCTCGTGAACAGCGCGGACAAGCAGCAGGTGGGACGCATCAAGCAGGTGTTTGAAAAGAAGAACCAGAAGTCGGCTCAAAACATCGCACAGATGCAGAAGAAGCTGGAGCAGTATCATCGAAAAATGAAGGACAACGAGGTCCACCACAGCCCCTCCCATCATACGTCCACTGTCAAACACAGCACCATCCCCAGGGAGTCTCCCCGAGAGCTGCTGAGGGATATGACGGGCTCAGGCCGACACCCAACCATGGACAAGATCAAGACCATCGGACCGGGTGTTTCCCTCTCCCCTCCATTCTTCTTCAGCAAACCGAGAGAGTTCGCCAACCTCATCAGGAACAAGTTTGGTAGCGCAGACAACATCGCCCACCTGAAGACCAGCATGGATGCCGCCTCACAGCTGCCCACTGAGGGTGCCGGAAAGGGGCTGAGCAGCAGCACCTCCATGGTGGGCAAGCCCAAGTACCCCAGCGACGACGAGTGCTCCTCGGGGAGTGCATCCATTTCGGCAGACAGTAACGGGAACCCGGTGGGGCAGGCGCAGGCCCTGGCGCAGACGCAGGCGCAGGACCAGGGCCAGGGCCAGGGCCAGCAGCAGCCCGAGGTAGACAGCCAGAGCAGACTGGCCCTGAGcctggaggaggtgagggagatCAAAGAGGCCCAGAGCCAGCTGGAGGAGGacatggaggagctgaagacaCAGTTCAAGAGAGAGTTTGGCGTTGTGAGCCAATCATTGCAGGAGGAGAGATTCAG GTTTGAGCGTTTGGAAGACCAGCTGAACGACCTGACGGAGCTCCACCAACATGAGATGACTAACTTGAAGCAGGAACTGGCCAGCATCGAGGAGAGGGTGGCCTACCAGGCTCAAGAAAGGGCCCGGGACATACAG GAGGCTCTGGAGTCATGTCAGACACGAGTGTCCAAGCtggagctccagcagcagcagcagcagcagacggtGCAGCTCGAGAGCCGCGACGCCCGAGTCCTGCTGGGGAAGAGCATCAACATCATGCTGGCCATTATCACCGTCATCCTGGTGTGCGTCTCCACCGCTGCCAAGTTTGCTGCTCCGCTGATGAAGAGCCGGCACCACGTGGTCGCCACCGTCCTTGGAGTGTGTTTTTTGACCATGTTCTGGAAGAACTGGGACCGTTTACTTTATGCCTTGGACAGGCTGCTGATGCCCGCTTGA